The Chloroflexota bacterium genome contains a region encoding:
- a CDS encoding response regulator, translating to MSQCASGAAPIEILLVEDSPSDIDLTREALEDTKVHNNLSVVTDGVEALAFLRNEGKYADSPHPDLILL from the coding sequence ATGAGCCAATGCGCGAGCGGAGCTGCGCCGATTGAGATTCTGCTGGTCGAGGACAGCCCGTCCGACATCGACCTCACCCGTGAAGCACTCGAAGACACAAAGGTTCACAACAACCTCAGCGTCGTGACCGACGGCGTTGAGGCGTTGGCATTTCTTCGCAACGAGGGAAAGTACGCCGATTCGCCGCACCCGGACCTGATCTTGCTAG
- a CDS encoding CHASE3 domain-containing protein has product MSFFQNVPVRSRLLGAFGVVLVILITLSSAAYRTISLNQTANDWVTHSLEVISAANGTLTTLVDMETSYRGFLLAGDDVFLMPYLQGVGDVQTEIDNLVQLTDDNPSQVARWRTIERQVADWRAQATEPGIALRRRVRDGQATQDQLNAFVATGEGRIRFAAIRASFRDAIAVEEQFLAERQREAAAAGTLLQAVLVGGAILAIAVSLALARLLTATIVGPITSLAMTAQAIAGGDVNRRVGLKRGDEIGVAAAAFDRMTEQLQATIARSEAILDTAAEGIVGLDASSRVTFANPAAVRLLDSTEDMLLGQDATGWIAAAKADADLPADDDGQHPITRAIRQAHTVTGAGDLVRPGDERPSLAIEYACSPLREYGEIRGAVLTFRDVTERRAAQRALEEGNRELARSNADLEQFAYVASHDLQEPLRAIVSYLQLLERRYAPQLDERANRYIGHAVEGGHRMQTLITDLLTYSRVGRRGEEMTPVNIRGVFDRALSNLQIAIEESEAVVTYDEPLPTVIADATQMHQLLQNLLANAIKFRGENAPRIHLWAERIDGGWRFSVRDNGIGISPEYRERVFVLFQRLHGRDEYAGTGIGLAVCKKIVERHGGQLWVESTEGGGSTFHFTIPDPNNEGAAA; this is encoded by the coding sequence ATGTCGTTCTTCCAGAACGTCCCCGTGCGCTCACGCTTGCTGGGCGCATTCGGGGTCGTCCTTGTCATCCTGATCACGCTGTCGAGCGCGGCGTACCGCACCATCTCGCTCAATCAGACCGCCAACGACTGGGTCACCCACAGCCTCGAAGTCATCAGCGCCGCCAACGGCACGCTGACCACGCTCGTCGATATGGAGACGAGCTACCGGGGCTTCCTCCTGGCCGGCGACGACGTCTTCCTGATGCCGTACCTGCAAGGCGTCGGCGACGTTCAGACTGAGATCGACAATCTGGTGCAGCTCACCGACGACAATCCGTCACAGGTCGCCCGCTGGCGCACCATCGAGCGGCAGGTGGCAGACTGGCGCGCCCAGGCCACCGAACCGGGCATCGCGCTTCGCCGGCGGGTGCGTGATGGACAGGCCACGCAGGACCAGTTGAACGCCTTTGTGGCGACGGGTGAAGGGCGCATTCGCTTTGCGGCGATCCGTGCCAGCTTCCGTGACGCCATCGCCGTCGAAGAGCAGTTCCTGGCCGAGCGCCAGCGAGAAGCCGCGGCCGCCGGAACGCTGTTGCAGGCCGTGCTGGTGGGCGGCGCCATCCTGGCCATCGCCGTGTCCCTGGCCCTGGCACGCCTGCTGACAGCCACCATCGTCGGGCCGATCACCAGCCTCGCGATGACAGCCCAGGCCATCGCCGGCGGCGACGTCAACCGCCGGGTCGGCCTGAAACGCGGCGATGAGATCGGCGTTGCAGCCGCCGCGTTCGACCGCATGACCGAGCAGTTACAGGCGACCATTGCCCGCAGCGAGGCGATCCTCGACACTGCCGCCGAGGGCATCGTCGGGCTGGACGCCAGCAGCCGCGTCACCTTCGCCAACCCGGCCGCCGTGCGCCTGCTCGACAGCACCGAGGACATGCTGCTCGGGCAGGACGCGACAGGCTGGATCGCGGCGGCAAAGGCGGACGCCGACCTCCCCGCTGACGACGACGGCCAGCACCCCATCACCCGGGCGATCCGCCAGGCCCATACTGTCACCGGGGCTGGCGATCTCGTCCGACCTGGAGATGAGCGCCCGTCGCTGGCCATCGAGTACGCCTGCTCACCCCTCCGCGAGTACGGAGAGATCCGAGGAGCGGTCCTGACGTTCCGCGATGTGACGGAGCGGCGGGCGGCCCAGCGGGCGCTCGAAGAGGGCAATCGCGAGCTGGCGCGCTCCAATGCCGATCTCGAACAGTTCGCCTACGTCGCCTCGCACGATCTTCAGGAGCCGCTGCGCGCCATCGTCAGCTACCTCCAGCTTCTGGAGCGTCGGTACGCGCCGCAGCTTGACGAGCGGGCCAACCGCTACATCGGGCATGCGGTAGAGGGCGGCCACCGCATGCAGACGCTCATCACCGACTTGCTGACCTACTCGCGGGTGGGGCGGCGCGGTGAGGAGATGACGCCCGTCAATATCCGCGGCGTCTTCGACCGAGCGCTGAGCAATCTCCAGATCGCCATCGAAGAGTCAGAAGCGGTGGTGACCTATGACGAACCGCTGCCGACCGTCATCGCCGACGCAACCCAGATGCACCAGTTGCTGCAGAACCTGCTGGCGAACGCGATCAAGTTTCGGGGCGAGAACGCCCCCCGCATTCACCTCTGGGCCGAGCGAATCGATGGCGGCTGGCGGTTCTCCGTCCGTGATAATGGGATTGGCATCTCGCCGGAGTACCGCGAGCGCGTCTTCGTGCTCTTTCAGCGCCTCCACGGTCGCGACGAGTACGCCGGGACCGGCATCGGGCTGGCTGTCTGCAAGAAGATCGTCGAGCGGCACGGCGGCCAGTTGTGGGTCGAATCGACGGAGGGGGGCGGCTCGACGTTCCACTTCACTATCCCTGACCCTAACAACGAAGGAGCGGCTGCATGA
- a CDS encoding MBL fold metallo-hydrolase: MPTVPRIIPIPCPFGAGSIIYVYYIDAPEPAIIDVGVAGSPQGAIEPGLAAQGIKLSDVKWILATHGHWDHIGGAGTGKDLAPDARIALHEADLPYLSDRRSHIAGYQGVRFQFIDNPSLYAAHDAMLLENLSGEMAADRALKDGDRINLGGGISITTVHTPGHSAGAVSFLLDGPNWAFTGDSIQGRGAHASFPLIEHPAGYQSSVKRLREDVRPSRMYMGHKFGALDGSTRENILEGADVETMLRESGELAVRLQALAPTIAVPADHPFDPGQFAPVAEMIGANVADPVSWPPSVFITMDAFRRTYGG, translated from the coding sequence GTGCCAACCGTACCTCGCATCATCCCGATCCCGTGTCCGTTCGGGGCGGGCAGCATCATCTACGTCTACTACATCGATGCGCCCGAGCCGGCCATCATCGATGTCGGCGTCGCCGGCTCGCCGCAAGGGGCCATCGAGCCGGGCCTGGCGGCCCAGGGCATCAAACTGTCCGACGTGAAGTGGATTCTCGCCACGCACGGCCACTGGGACCACATCGGCGGGGCCGGCACCGGCAAGGACCTGGCCCCAGATGCTCGGATCGCCCTCCATGAGGCCGACTTGCCGTACCTCTCCGACCGGAGATCGCACATCGCCGGCTACCAGGGCGTCCGCTTCCAGTTCATCGACAACCCCAGCCTGTACGCCGCCCACGACGCCATGCTGCTGGAGAACCTCTCCGGCGAGATGGCCGCCGACCGTGCCCTCAAGGACGGCGACCGGATCAACCTCGGCGGCGGCATCAGCATCACCACCGTCCACACGCCGGGGCATTCAGCCGGGGCCGTCTCCTTCCTGCTGGACGGGCCGAACTGGGCCTTCACCGGCGACTCCATTCAGGGGCGCGGCGCGCACGCGTCGTTCCCGCTCATCGAGCACCCGGCCGGCTACCAGTCCAGCGTGAAGCGGCTGCGCGAGGACGTTCGGCCATCGCGCATGTACATGGGGCACAAATTCGGGGCGCTCGACGGCTCCACCCGCGAAAATATCCTCGAAGGAGCGGATGTCGAGACGATGCTGCGTGAGAGCGGCGAGCTGGCAGTACGCCTCCAGGCGCTCGCGCCGACCATCGCCGTGCCGGCCGATCATCCATTCGACCCCGGGCAGTTCGCGCCGGTGGCCGAGATGATCGGTGCGAACGTGGCCGACCCGGTCTCCTGGCCGCCCTCGGTCTTCATCACGATGGACGCGTTCCGGCGCACCTACGGCGGCTGA
- a CDS encoding DUF433 domain-containing protein translates to MSREIAVGITTDPTVLVGTPVIRGTRMPFELVLAKLSANPDVSELLLDYPHLTVDQIRDCLRFAAQLVANDERCGSSSPTTGTPETLCFETGTHIAASYTFDSHSIPPPIRRC, encoded by the coding sequence ATGTCACGAGAGATTGCGGTTGGGATCACCACGGATCCCACAGTGCTCGTCGGGACGCCTGTCATTAGGGGTACGCGCATGCCCTTCGAACTGGTGCTGGCGAAGCTGTCAGCGAATCCCGATGTCTCCGAACTGCTTCTGGACTACCCGCACCTGACGGTGGACCAGATACGAGATTGCCTGCGGTTTGCTGCCCAGCTCGTCGCGAACGATGAGCGTTGCGGGTCATCATCACCAACGACCGGGACGCCGGAGACCTTGTGTTTCGAGACGGGCACCCACATTGCGGCATCATATACTTTCGATTCCCACTCGATTCCACCGCCGATCAGAAGATGTTGA
- a CDS encoding nitroreductase family protein produces MSLMPDLADALDAALAGRRSIRTYDGRPVPPEVLERVLAAATHAPSPHHSIPWRLAVLTGTDAKERLARAMADRWRADLLGDGLPEAEIEVELAKSWRRLTESPVAIVGAIYPERLDEYPDPDRQTAETLMASHSLGAALQNVMLAAHANGLASCWMCAPVFCSEVVRDALNLDAGLYPHAILTIGYAARPPRARQRPSVDDLVALRA; encoded by the coding sequence ATGTCGCTCATGCCTGACCTTGCCGACGCTCTCGACGCCGCGCTGGCCGGCCGTCGCTCGATTCGCACCTACGACGGGCGACCGGTGCCGCCGGAGGTGCTCGAGCGGGTGCTGGCGGCAGCCACCCACGCGCCATCGCCGCACCACTCGATCCCGTGGCGGCTGGCGGTGCTCACCGGGACCGACGCGAAGGAGCGGCTGGCCCGGGCCATGGCTGACCGCTGGCGCGCCGACCTGCTGGGCGACGGCCTCCCCGAAGCCGAGATCGAGGTCGAGCTGGCGAAATCGTGGCGACGGCTGACCGAGTCGCCAGTCGCGATCGTCGGCGCGATCTACCCTGAGCGGCTGGACGAGTACCCCGATCCCGACCGTCAGACGGCCGAGACGCTGATGGCGTCTCACAGCCTCGGCGCGGCGCTCCAGAACGTGATGCTGGCCGCGCACGCCAACGGCCTCGCCAGCTGCTGGATGTGCGCGCCGGTGTTCTGCTCGGAGGTCGTGCGGGACGCCCTGAACCTGGATGCCGGGCTGTATCCGCACGCCATCCTGACCATCGGGTACGCCGCCCGACCACCCCGCGCACGGCAGCGGCCGTCGGTAGACGATCTCGTGGCGCTGCGAGCCTGA
- a CDS encoding alcohol dehydrogenase catalytic domain-containing protein, which translates to MRAVMFQGTGRLEVAERPSQPLAADEVRLRVERSGICGSDIATWKGEWPSPVVPSIKGHEVCASVIEAGPAVEGLTPGQLVAVRPIRGCGGCRHCLQGRYSRCRSYQMYGQQMAGGWAEEMVVRHDHARPLAAHVTPDQGLFAEPIAVIAHAFNLAGGSLQGASVAILGAGVLGLLAIQIAFARGASRVFATGRQDKKLALARRFGASTADARTDDVVASGLEQGGPYDVVLDCIGSSEALNDAIRLSEYGGWVVLVAGPHHANLSLDYVEHRLRETAIVASRIYGADFDDCLELLAGGSLELAPLLTHRYAFEDGPAAMAFASSNRSDAIKVCLQPAGSF; encoded by the coding sequence CCGCCTGAGGGTCGAGCGCTCGGGCATCTGCGGCTCGGACATCGCCACCTGGAAGGGCGAGTGGCCGTCGCCGGTGGTGCCCTCGATCAAGGGCCACGAGGTCTGCGCCTCGGTGATCGAGGCTGGCCCGGCCGTCGAGGGCCTGACGCCGGGCCAGCTTGTGGCGGTCCGGCCCATCCGGGGCTGCGGCGGCTGTCGCCACTGCCTCCAGGGTCGATACAGCCGCTGCCGGTCCTACCAGATGTATGGCCAGCAGATGGCGGGCGGCTGGGCCGAGGAGATGGTTGTCCGGCACGACCACGCACGCCCGTTGGCGGCACACGTCACCCCGGATCAGGGCCTGTTTGCCGAGCCGATTGCCGTGATCGCGCACGCCTTCAACCTCGCGGGCGGCTCGCTGCAGGGCGCATCGGTCGCCATCCTCGGCGCGGGTGTGCTTGGCCTGCTGGCGATCCAGATCGCCTTCGCGCGCGGAGCGAGCCGCGTCTTCGCGACTGGCCGACAGGACAAGAAGCTGGCGCTGGCCCGCCGCTTCGGCGCATCGACGGCCGACGCCCGCACCGACGATGTCGTGGCGTCCGGGCTGGAGCAGGGCGGCCCCTACGATGTCGTGCTGGACTGCATCGGCAGCAGCGAGGCGCTCAACGACGCCATCCGCCTCTCGGAGTACGGCGGGTGGGTGGTACTGGTGGCCGGCCCACACCACGCCAACCTGTCGCTCGACTACGTCGAGCACCGCCTGCGCGAGACGGCGATCGTCGCCTCGCGGATCTACGGCGCGGACTTCGACGACTGTCTGGAGCTGCTGGCCGGCGGCTCCCTCGAGCTTGCGCCGCTGCTGACCCACCGATACGCCTTCGAGGATGGCCCGGCCGCGATGGCGTTCGCGTCGAGCAACCGCTCCGATGCCATCAAGGTCTGCTTGCAGCCGGCCGGCTCGTTCTGA